From one Macaca nemestrina isolate mMacNem1 chromosome 3, mMacNem.hap1, whole genome shotgun sequence genomic stretch:
- the LOC105477251 gene encoding ankyrin repeat domain-containing protein SOWAHB: MARELSQEALLDFLCQAGGRVTNAALLSHFKSFLRDPDASPSQHQHRRELFKGFVNSVAAVRQDPDGTKYVVLKRRYRDLLGEEGLQRPREPPAAPHSAGGAAPCSPRGARGGQSPQQQPRRPRREKEPEEEPAGAEARAADAACNGLPVSGSRAAPGKGGGSKGSPGQRAPVPATAAAGAQAGARCAAAGTQGHCCWECLQNNLAGLPGELGALPDSATAEEKPARALPAQDGRGASREPEEGALAEPAPVPATHRSPLATVEAATSRASPPALLPGPAPRGDRPELLTPSSLHYSTLQQQQQRTREWVARHPQVPEARDQGPVRAWSVLPDNFLQLSLEPGSTEPNSEPPDPRLSSHSLFPVVPDEPWESWAGNPSLTVFRSIRCQLSLQDLDDFVDQESHGSEESSSGPKDSPGASEEGLQVVLGTPVRGKLRNPAGGLSVSRKEGRPSWSPQDLRNRGDGHISQQVPAGANGLAGHPLEPLPWPVPKLRRSLRRSSLAGRAKLSSSDEEYLDEGLLKRSRRPPRSRKPSKAGTAPSPRVDAALSPKLAEVKAVVAERGWRHSLWAPSGEGPAAWSPHRTSEHKSSLVPLDAREHEWIVKLASGSWIQVWTLFWEDPQLALHKDFLTGYTALHWIAKHGDLRALQDLVSGAKKAGIVLDVNVRSSCGYTPLHLAAIHGHQGVIKLLVQRLASRVNVRDSSGKKPWQYLTSNTSGEIWQLLGAPRGKPIFPVYPLVGSSSPTRKAKSKEISRSVTRKTSFAALLKSQHNKWKLANQYEKFPSPREREEYSD, translated from the coding sequence ATGGCCCGAGAGCTGAGCCAGGAGGCACTACTGGACTTTCTGTGCCAGGCTGGGGGCCGCGTGACCAACGCTGCCTTGCTGAGCCACTTCAAGAGCTTTCTCCGAGACCCTGACGCGTCCCCCAGCCAGCACCAGCACCGCCGCGAGCTCTTCAAGGGCTTCGTCAACTCGGTCGCCGCAGTGCGCCAGGACCCCGACGGCACCAAGTACGTGGTGCTCAAGAGGAGGTACAGGGACCTTTTAGGGGAGGAGGGGCTGCAGCGACCTCGCGAGCCGCCCGCGGCCCCCCACAGTGCAGGGGGAGCTGCGCCCTGCTCCCCGCGAGGCGCGCGCGGGGGGCAGTCGCCCCAGCAGCAGCCCAGGCGGCCGCGGCGCGAGAAGGAGCCGGAGGAGGAGCCAGCAGGTGCAGAAGCCAGAGCCGCCGACGCAGCTTGCAATGGACTCCCGGTCAGCGGCTCCCGCGCGGCACCCGGGAAGGGCGGCGGATCGAAGGGCAGTCCCGGACAGAGGGCGCCGGTGCCCGCAACTGCAGCGGCAGGGGCCCAGGCGGGAGCGAGGTGCGCGGCGGCGGGGACACAGGgccactgctgctgggaatgccTCCAGAACAACCTGGCGGGGCTCCCGGGAGAGCTCGGCGCGCTCCCGGACTCCGCCACCGCGGAGGAGAAGCCTGCACGGGCTCTGCCTGCCCAGGATGGCCGCGGGGCTTCCAGGGAGCCGGAAGAAGGAGCGCTGGCTGAGCCCGCGCCTGTGCCTGCAACGCATCGCTCGCCTCTCGCCACCGTCGAGGCTGCGACGAGCAGGGCTTCCCCGCCTGCTCTCCTGCCCGGCCCCGCCCCACGCGGAGACCGGCCGGAGCTGCTGACCCCCAGCTCTCTGCATTATTCGaccctgcagcagcagcagcagcgcaCTCGAGAGTGGGTGGCCAGGCACCCGCAGGTGCCGGAGGCCCGTGATCAGGGCCCTGTCCGCGCCTGGTCGGTGCTGCCAGACAACTTCCTCCAGCTGTCCTTGGAACCTGGCTCCACGGAGCCTAACTCAGAGCCGCCAGACCCCCGCCTTTCCTCGCACTCTCTCTTTCCTGTTGTTCCGGATGAGCCCTGGGAATCCTGGGCGGGGAACCCTTCATTGACTGTCTTTCGCAGCATTCGTTGTCAGCTGTCCCTCCAAGATCTGGATGACTTTGTGGACCAGGAGAGTCATGGCAGTGAGGAGAGCAGCAGCGGGCCCAAAGACTCACCAGGGGCTTCTGAAGAGGGGCTGCAGGTTGTTTTGGGAACCCCAGTTCGGGGGAAGCTCAGGAATCCAGCTGGGGGCCTTTCTGTATCTCGGAAGGAGGGCAGGCCCAGTTGGAGCCCTCAGGATCTCAGAAACAGAGGAGATGGTCACATCTCTCAGCAGGTTCCTGCGGGGGCTAATGGCCTTGCAGGGCACCCCCTGGAGCCTTTGCCTTGGCCAGTTCCTAAGTTAAGGAGGTCCCTCAGGAGGAGCTCTCTGGCAGGGAGAGCCAAATTGTCCTCCTCTGATGAGGAGTACCTTGATGAGGGCTTGCTGAAAAGAAGTCGGCGCCCACCTCGATCCAGGAAGCCCTCCAAGGCAGGAACAGCACCCAGCCCAAGGGTTGATGCAGCTTTATCACCAAAACTTGCAGAGGTTAAGGCTGTTGTGGCTGAGCGGGGTTGGCGACACAGCTTGTGGGCCCCCAGTGGGGAGGGGCCTGCAGCCTGGTCCCCCCACAGAACTTCTGAGCACAAATCATCCCTGGTTCCCCTAGATGCCAGGGAGCATGAGTGGATTGTGAAGCTTGCCAGTGGCTCCTGGATTCAGGTGTGGACTTTGTTCTGGGAGGACCCTCAACTGGCCTTGCACAAAGACTTTCTGACTGGGTACACTGCCTTGCACTGGATAGCCAAACATGGGGACCTCAGGGCTCTTCAGGACTTGGTCTCTGGAGCAAAGAAGGCAGGGATTGTCCTTGATGTAAATGTGAGGTCCAGTTGTGGATATACCCCGCTGCATCTTGCAGCCATTCACGGCCACCAGGGGGTCATCAAATTGCTAGTGCAAAGGTTGGCTTCTCGGGTAAATGTCAGGGACAGCAGTGGGAAGAAGCCATGGCAGTATCTAACCAGTAATACCTCTGGGGAAATATGGCAGCTGTTGGGAGCCCCTCGGGGCAAGCCCATTTTCCCTGTCTATCCCTTAGTTGGAAGTTCTTCCCCGACCAGAAAGGCCAAGAGCAAGGAAATATCTAGAAGTGTCACCCGAAAGACTTCCTTCGCTGCCCTACTCAAAAGTCAGCACAACAAGTGGAAACTGGCCAACCAGTATGAGAAATTCCCCAGTccaagggaaagagaagagtaCAGTGACTGA